Proteins encoded together in one Apium graveolens cultivar Ventura unplaced genomic scaffold, ASM990537v1 ctg8048, whole genome shotgun sequence window:
- the LOC141704602 gene encoding 1-aminocyclopropane-1-carboxylate oxidase homolog 10-like: MGDYVQSMIKLRATLSELLSEALGLSSDYLSRIKCMKSEFLTWLYYPACPEPDLAFGAPRHSDPTFLTILLQDTIGGLQFLHQDHWVDVPPIPGALIAHIGDLMQIISNDKFKSADHRVLAHSDQIRVSAACFLYPSAKNLLKPYGPIMELMSDSNQPMYKEIVPLEYALYHQSRAMYGTPTLSHYKL, translated from the exons ATGGGAGATTATGTGCAGTCAATGATCAAACTGAGAGCGACCCTATCGGAATTGCTATCTGAAGCTTTAGGGTTAAGCAGTGACTATTTGTCGCGCATTAAATGCATGAAAAGTGAGTTCTTGACCTGGTTATATTATCCGGCTTGCCCTGAGCCTGATCTTGCCTTTGGAGCTCCACGGCATTCAGACCCTACATTTCTAACTATACTACTACAAGACACAATTGGTGGCCtccaatttcttcatcaagatcacTGGGTTGATGTTCCTCCAATTCCCGGTGCTCTGATAGCCCACATTGGAGATCTTATGCAG ATTATTTCAAACGACAAATTCAAAAGTGCAGATCATAGAGTACTGGCACACAGTGATCAAATAAGGGTATCAGCAGCATGTTTTCTGTATCCGAGTGCTAAGAACTTACTGAAGCCATACGGCCCGATAATGGAGCTTATGTCTGACAGCAACCAACCTATGTACAAGGAAATAGTGCCCTTGGAATATGCACTCTACCATCAGTCCAGAGCAATGTATGGTACACCAACGCTTTCTCACTATAAGCTATGA